Proteins encoded by one window of Microtus pennsylvanicus isolate mMicPen1 chromosome 18, mMicPen1.hap1, whole genome shotgun sequence:
- the Vps33b gene encoding vacuolar protein sorting-associated protein 33B isoform X4 encodes MHVRWCLRKRESMEVRGTEYVSCDEWAFSLLPLDVDLLSMELPEFFRDYFLEGDQRWINTVAQALHLLSTLYGPFPNCYGIGRCAKMSCDLWRKLEEEEDSETKGRRPEIGHIFLLDRDMDFVTALCSQVVYEGLVDDTFRIKCGSVDFGPEVTSSDKSLKVLLNAEDKVFNEIRNEHFSNVFGFLSQKARNLQAQYDRRRGMDIKQMKNFVSQELKGLKQEHRLLSLHIGACESIMKKKTKQDFQELIKTEHALLEGFNIRESTSYIEEHIDRQVSPIESLRLMCLLSITENGLIPKDYRSLKTQYLQSYGPEHLLTFSNLRRAGLLTEQAPGDTLTAVENKVSKLVTDKAAGKITDAFSSLAKRSNFRAISKKLNLIPRVDGEYDLKVPRDMAYVFSGAYVPLSCRLIEQVLERRSWQGLDEVVRLLNCTEFAFTDMAREDKASSESLRLILVVFLGGCTFSEISALRFLGREKGYRFIFLTTAVTNSARLMEAMSEMKA; translated from the exons ATGTGAGCTGTGACGAGTGGGCCTTCTCTCTGCTGCCTCTGGATGTGGATCTGCTGAGCATGGAGCTGCCGGAATTTTTTAGGGATTACTTCCTG GAAGGTGATCAGCGTTGGATCAATACTGTGGCCCAGGCCTTGCACCTTCTCAGTACGCTCTATGGACCCTTCCCTAACTGCTATGGCATTGGCAGGTGTGCCAAG ATGTCGTGTGATCTGTGGAGGaaactggaggaggaggaggacagtgaaaCCAAAGGTCGAAGGCCAGAAATTGGACACATCTTTCTCCTAGACAGAG ACATGGACTTTGTGACAGCACTTTGCTCCCAAGTGGTTTACGAGGGCTTGGTGGATGACACCTTCCGAATCAAGTGCG GGAGTGTCGACTTTGGCCCAGAAGTCACATCTTCTGACAAGAGCCTGAAGGTGCTACTCAATGCTGAGGACAAG GTGTTCAATGAGATCCGTAACGAGCACTTCTCCAATGTCTTTGGCTTCTTGAGCCAGAAGGCCCGGAACTTGCAGGCCCAGTATGAT CGCCGGAGAGGCATGGACATAAAGCAGATGAAGAACTTTGTGTCCCAAGAGCTCAAGGGACTAAAACAGGAGCATCGCCTGCTGAGTCTCC ACATTGGGGCCTGTGAATCAATCATGAAGAAGAAGACCAAGCAGGACTTCCAGGAGCTAATCAAGACTGAGCACG CGCTGCTGGAGGGCTTCAACATCCGAGAGAGTACCAGCTACATCGAAGAACACATAGACCGTCAG GTGTCACCTATAGAGAGCCTTCGCCTCATGTGCCTTCTGTCCATCACTGAGAACG gtttgatccccaaggATTACAGATCCCTGAAAACACAGTATCTGCAG AGCTATGGCCCTGAGCACCTGCTAACCTTTTCCAATCTTCGTCGCGCTGGGCTTCTAACAGAGCAGGCTCCAGGGGACACCCTCACAGCAGTGGAGAATAAAGTGAGCAAGCTCGTGACGGACAAGGCTGCAG GAAAGATCACGGATGCCTTCAGTTCTCTGGCCAAGAGGAGCAACTTTCGTGCCATCAGCAAAAAACTGAATTTG ATCCCACGTGTGGACGGGGAGTATGACCTGAAAGTGCCCCGAGACATGGCTTATGTCTTCAGTGGTGCCTATGTGCCTCTGAGCTGCCGACTCATTGAGCAG GTGCTGGAGCGGCGGAGCTGGCAGGGCCTCGACGAGGTGGTGCGGCTGCTAAACTGCACTGAGTTTGCCTTCACGG acaTGGCTAGGGAAGACAAGGCTTCCAGTGAGTCCCTGCGCCTCATCTTGGTAGTGTTCTTGGGGGGCTGCACATTCTCGGAGATATCAGCCTTGCGgtttctgggcagagagaaag GGTACAGATTCATCTTTCTGACAACAGCCGTTACAAACAGTGCTCGCCTCATGGAAGCCATGAGTGAGATGAAAGCCTGA
- the Vps33b gene encoding vacuolar protein sorting-associated protein 33B isoform X3, translating to MRYIANLVNADKLAGRIRKYKVILTPQKFYACEMVLEEEGVYGDVSCDEWAFSLLPLDVDLLSMELPEFFRDYFLEGDQRWINTVAQALHLLSTLYGPFPNCYGIGRCAKMSCDLWRKLEEEEDSETKGRRPEIGHIFLLDRDMDFVTALCSQVVYEGLVDDTFRIKCGSVDFGPEVTSSDKSLKVLLNAEDKVFNEIRNEHFSNVFGFLSQKARNLQAQYDRRRGMDIKQMKNFVSQELKGLKQEHRLLSLHIGACESIMKKKTKQDFQELIKTEHALLEGFNIRESTSYIEEHIDRQVSPIESLRLMCLLSITENGLIPKDYRSLKTQYLQSYGPEHLLTFSNLRRAGLLTEQAPGDTLTAVENKVSKLVTDKAAGKITDAFSSLAKRSNFRAISKKLNLIPRVDGEYDLKVPRDMAYVFSGAYVPLSCRLIEQVLERRSWQGLDEVVRLLNCTEFAFTDMAREDKASSESLRLILVVFLGGCTFSEISALRFLGREKGYRFIFLTTAVTNSARLMEAMSEMKA from the exons ATGTGAGCTGTGACGAGTGGGCCTTCTCTCTGCTGCCTCTGGATGTGGATCTGCTGAGCATGGAGCTGCCGGAATTTTTTAGGGATTACTTCCTG GAAGGTGATCAGCGTTGGATCAATACTGTGGCCCAGGCCTTGCACCTTCTCAGTACGCTCTATGGACCCTTCCCTAACTGCTATGGCATTGGCAGGTGTGCCAAG ATGTCGTGTGATCTGTGGAGGaaactggaggaggaggaggacagtgaaaCCAAAGGTCGAAGGCCAGAAATTGGACACATCTTTCTCCTAGACAGAG ACATGGACTTTGTGACAGCACTTTGCTCCCAAGTGGTTTACGAGGGCTTGGTGGATGACACCTTCCGAATCAAGTGCG GGAGTGTCGACTTTGGCCCAGAAGTCACATCTTCTGACAAGAGCCTGAAGGTGCTACTCAATGCTGAGGACAAG GTGTTCAATGAGATCCGTAACGAGCACTTCTCCAATGTCTTTGGCTTCTTGAGCCAGAAGGCCCGGAACTTGCAGGCCCAGTATGAT CGCCGGAGAGGCATGGACATAAAGCAGATGAAGAACTTTGTGTCCCAAGAGCTCAAGGGACTAAAACAGGAGCATCGCCTGCTGAGTCTCC ACATTGGGGCCTGTGAATCAATCATGAAGAAGAAGACCAAGCAGGACTTCCAGGAGCTAATCAAGACTGAGCACG CGCTGCTGGAGGGCTTCAACATCCGAGAGAGTACCAGCTACATCGAAGAACACATAGACCGTCAG GTGTCACCTATAGAGAGCCTTCGCCTCATGTGCCTTCTGTCCATCACTGAGAACG gtttgatccccaaggATTACAGATCCCTGAAAACACAGTATCTGCAG AGCTATGGCCCTGAGCACCTGCTAACCTTTTCCAATCTTCGTCGCGCTGGGCTTCTAACAGAGCAGGCTCCAGGGGACACCCTCACAGCAGTGGAGAATAAAGTGAGCAAGCTCGTGACGGACAAGGCTGCAG GAAAGATCACGGATGCCTTCAGTTCTCTGGCCAAGAGGAGCAACTTTCGTGCCATCAGCAAAAAACTGAATTTG ATCCCACGTGTGGACGGGGAGTATGACCTGAAAGTGCCCCGAGACATGGCTTATGTCTTCAGTGGTGCCTATGTGCCTCTGAGCTGCCGACTCATTGAGCAG GTGCTGGAGCGGCGGAGCTGGCAGGGCCTCGACGAGGTGGTGCGGCTGCTAAACTGCACTGAGTTTGCCTTCACGG acaTGGCTAGGGAAGACAAGGCTTCCAGTGAGTCCCTGCGCCTCATCTTGGTAGTGTTCTTGGGGGGCTGCACATTCTCGGAGATATCAGCCTTGCGgtttctgggcagagagaaag GGTACAGATTCATCTTTCTGACAACAGCCGTTACAAACAGTGCTCGCCTCATGGAAGCCATGAGTGAGATGAAAGCCTGA